The following proteins are co-located in the Sulfurospirillum deleyianum DSM 6946 genome:
- the gmk gene encoding guanylate kinase produces MKGNLLVISGPSGSGKSSLMKEVLKIIDDTYFSISSTTRAIREGEEDGVNYHFISKEEFEKDIDAGFFLEWAKVHDHYYGTSLKPILKELQKGKLVICDIDVQGHKIAQEKFGHLITSVFVTTPDQKSLQERLMKRGTDSVEVIEKRLANAVSEMTCMNEYDYVVINDDFEMALHTILAIAYASRRKMSLMDTSEFISRWANLE; encoded by the coding sequence GTGAAGGGAAATCTTTTAGTTATTTCAGGACCGAGTGGTTCAGGTAAAAGTTCTTTAATGAAAGAGGTACTAAAAATTATCGATGATACCTACTTTTCAATTTCAAGTACAACCAGAGCGATTCGGGAAGGGGAAGAAGATGGTGTGAATTACCATTTTATTTCCAAAGAAGAGTTTGAAAAAGATATTGATGCAGGATTCTTTTTAGAGTGGGCAAAAGTACATGATCATTATTATGGAACTTCATTAAAGCCTATTCTCAAAGAGTTACAAAAAGGAAAATTGGTTATTTGTGATATTGATGTGCAAGGGCATAAAATTGCGCAGGAAAAATTTGGGCATTTAATTACGTCTGTTTTTGTAACAACGCCAGATCAGAAAAGTTTGCAAGAGCGTTTGATGAAACGAGGAACAGATAGTGTTGAAGTGATCGAAAAACGCTTAGCCAATGCTGTTTCTGAAATGACGTGTATGAATGAATATGACTATGTCGTTATTAACGATGATTTTGAGATGGCATTACATACCATCTTAGCGATTGCATATGCTTCGAGGCGAAAAATGTCTTTAATGGACACGAGCGAATTTATTAGTAGATGGGCAAATCTTGAATAA
- a CDS encoding twin-arginine translocase TatA/TatE family subunit: protein MGSFSIGHWLVILAVVVLLFGAKKIPELAKGIGQGMKDFKKAIKEDEEVKTTVDKVEAKPETSATVTTATPTDEKKSV, encoded by the coding sequence ATGGGTTCATTTAGTATAGGTCATTGGTTAGTTATTTTAGCTGTTGTTGTGTTACTGTTTGGGGCTAAAAAGATACCAGAACTTGCCAAAGGAATTGGTCAAGGTATGAAGGATTTCAAAAAAGCAATTAAAGAAGATGAAGAAGTGAAAACGACTGTAGATAAGGTTGAAGCAAAGCCAGAAACAAGTGCAACGGTAACAACAGCAACACCTACAGATGAAAAAAAATCTGTGTAA
- the argS gene encoding arginine--tRNA ligase: MKKTVVRTIKEKLQREFVLEKPANLSFGHYATPIAFSLAKELKKSPIAIAEEICSSFDTNDIFQEVTPIKGYINFKLSERFLDQYATWAIQNEEQFGQDEQHETILLEYVSANPTGPLHIGHARGAVIGDALARIGKHLGYQITTEYYVNDAGNQVDLLGLSIYLAGRENILGLHVTWPEEFYRGEYIVDLAHVAQAELGSVIFEDEANIAVLSTWGKDKMLELIKSNLADVDIFFEQFVSEKSLYDKWDESFAKLQKNDKTYEEGGKIWIRSTELGDEKDRVVVREDGRPTYLAGDIIYHDNKFQRSYDKYINIWGADHHGYITRVKSAINFLGYDESKLEVLLAQMVSLLKGGEPYKMSKRAGNFILMSDVVSEVGSDALRFVFLSKKSDTHLEFDVDVFKQEDSNNPIFYINYAHARINQIFAKAGKSIADVENVPLENMSEEAQNLLFSALLLPEVLEDAFHSRQVQKVTEYLKNLAASLHKFYNENRVVGSVDEEKFLKLFAVVALSLRVGMKLIGITAKERM, encoded by the coding sequence TTGAAAAAAACGGTTGTTCGTACGATTAAAGAAAAATTACAAAGAGAATTTGTTTTAGAAAAACCTGCAAATCTCTCTTTTGGTCATTATGCTACACCTATTGCTTTTTCGTTAGCAAAAGAGCTAAAAAAATCTCCTATTGCCATTGCTGAGGAGATTTGTTCTTCTTTTGACACAAATGATATCTTTCAAGAAGTTACTCCTATTAAAGGGTATATCAATTTTAAATTGAGTGAGCGTTTTTTAGATCAGTACGCTACATGGGCGATTCAAAATGAGGAGCAGTTTGGTCAAGATGAACAGCATGAAACCATTTTGTTAGAGTATGTGAGTGCTAATCCCACAGGACCATTGCACATTGGTCATGCCAGAGGTGCAGTGATTGGTGATGCGTTGGCTCGTATTGGAAAACATTTAGGGTATCAGATTACAACAGAGTATTATGTGAATGATGCAGGAAATCAGGTTGATCTTCTAGGTCTTTCGATCTATTTAGCGGGACGTGAGAACATCTTAGGTTTACATGTAACATGGCCAGAAGAGTTTTATCGTGGTGAGTATATTGTCGATTTGGCGCATGTCGCTCAAGCGGAGCTTGGAAGTGTGATTTTTGAGGATGAAGCCAATATCGCTGTGCTCTCAACGTGGGGCAAAGATAAGATGTTGGAGCTGATTAAATCGAATCTTGCTGATGTGGACATCTTCTTTGAACAGTTTGTCAGTGAAAAGTCGCTTTATGATAAGTGGGATGAAAGTTTTGCAAAACTTCAAAAAAATGATAAGACCTATGAAGAAGGCGGTAAAATTTGGATTCGATCCACTGAACTTGGTGATGAAAAAGACCGTGTGGTGGTGCGAGAAGATGGCAGACCGACCTATTTAGCAGGTGATATTATTTACCATGACAATAAATTTCAACGCAGTTATGACAAATACATTAATATTTGGGGTGCAGACCATCATGGTTACATTACCCGTGTTAAATCTGCGATTAATTTTTTAGGTTATGATGAGTCAAAACTTGAGGTTTTATTGGCGCAGATGGTTTCGCTTTTAAAAGGTGGTGAGCCTTATAAAATGAGCAAACGTGCAGGAAATTTTATTTTGATGAGTGATGTTGTGAGTGAAGTGGGAAGCGATGCTTTACGCTTTGTCTTTTTAAGTAAAAAATCTGATACGCATCTTGAATTTGATGTGGATGTTTTTAAACAAGAAGATAGCAATAACCCTATTTTTTATATCAACTATGCTCATGCACGCATCAATCAAATTTTTGCAAAAGCTGGAAAAAGTATCGCAGATGTAGAAAATGTCCCTCTTGAAAACATGAGTGAAGAGGCACAAAATCTTCTTTTTAGTGCTTTATTATTGCCTGAAGTACTCGAAGATGCGTTTCATTCAAGACAGGTTCAAAAAGTAACGGAATATCTCAAAAACCTTGCGGCTTCGTTGCATAAATTTTACAATGAAAATCGTGTCGTAGGAAGTGTAGATGAGGAAAAATTCTTGAAGCTTTTTGCGGTTGTTGCACTTTCCCTTCGTGTAGGCATGAAACTCATAGGCATTACAGCTAAAGAGAGAATGTAG
- a CDS encoding DNA/RNA non-specific endonuclease, which yields MRKSPLAYSFLTLLIKYPKLLLIALLLGGLSYTYELFVARDTMVFQGIPKATRDGLQTFTRIFRNDAFMVGYSDIRGNPLWVVYKLSAPKASQPLKRPENFTSDWRNFGVIGTSDYTNSGYDRGHMAPNRAIAQLYGKKAQEETFLMTNITPQKPSLNQKLWQRLESLEFEVFTQKFKSVWVYTGPLFNRDVKRLKSSYWVEIPDAFYKIYVGIQADGNLKTLAFVIPQNAKANTPLEKFIVSIDTVEKQSGFDFLHTLEDGIEKELEKQTQKEGWF from the coding sequence GTGAGAAAATCGCCTTTAGCCTACTCTTTTTTAACCCTTCTTATTAAATATCCAAAACTTCTTTTGATAGCTCTCCTTTTAGGAGGGCTCTCTTACACGTATGAGCTCTTTGTTGCTAGAGATACGATGGTGTTTCAAGGCATTCCCAAAGCAACCAGAGATGGTTTGCAAACCTTTACCCGTATCTTTCGTAATGATGCCTTCATGGTTGGGTATTCTGACATACGGGGAAATCCTTTGTGGGTTGTGTATAAATTGAGTGCTCCTAAAGCGTCACAGCCATTAAAGCGTCCTGAAAATTTTACTTCAGATTGGCGAAATTTTGGTGTGATTGGTACGTCTGATTATACCAATAGCGGGTATGATAGAGGACATATGGCTCCCAATCGAGCCATTGCGCAGCTCTATGGTAAAAAAGCACAAGAAGAGACCTTTTTAATGACCAATATCACGCCTCAAAAACCGTCTCTGAATCAAAAACTGTGGCAACGTTTAGAGAGCTTGGAATTTGAAGTGTTTACGCAAAAATTTAAGAGCGTATGGGTTTATACAGGACCATTGTTTAATAGAGATGTTAAACGTCTTAAGAGCTCGTATTGGGTTGAAATTCCTGATGCTTTTTATAAAATTTATGTGGGAATACAAGCCGATGGAAATTTGAAAACTTTAGCATTTGTGATACCTCAAAATGCAAAAGCCAATACACCTCTTGAGAAGTTTATCGTTAGTATTGATACGGTTGAAAAGCAAAGTGGATTTGATTTTTTACATACACTAGAAGATGGTATCGAAAAGGAGTTGGAAAAGCAGACTCAAAAAGAGGGTTGGTTTTAA
- a CDS encoding GGDEF domain-containing protein gives MRQNSFYLFAPLGLIGLILVFLLFVTMRLEKNIEAKIFEIATSDIFSITHNSAHSIESLLKGSEDYVQSVKKYASIQQKIEEHLNVLLTSHVKYAYLLYRDERGIFRFLGDASLNEEKSFIDQKFDVDSPEWLTIYSTKEPLIIHHTLLHQLSLSYLVPILHNNRVELILAIDFSINKIQEINRIIQTIQNGIFGMMGVIILVLLFIGIQTKRFSSINQSAFIDKLTNVYNRNYLQKYEKLINLNEYIIAALDIDYFKKINDTYGHDAGDKILTQIAHILLQTIREGDSVIRYGGEEFLILAKVDKKSNYAASFAVIERVFHAIQTAEFFISDTKSISVSVSIGVNLLAHQAQNFQEAFKQADIALYTAKNSGRNCIKCYTNADDTSTKTPF, from the coding sequence ATGCGTCAAAATAGTTTTTATCTCTTTGCACCATTGGGACTTATCGGACTCATTTTAGTTTTTTTATTGTTTGTAACCATGCGTTTAGAAAAGAATATCGAGGCAAAAATTTTTGAAATTGCAACCTCAGATATTTTTTCTATCACCCACAACAGCGCACACTCGATTGAATCACTTTTAAAAGGGAGTGAAGATTATGTTCAAAGTGTTAAAAAATATGCATCGATACAACAAAAAATTGAAGAACATCTAAACGTCCTGCTTACGTCTCATGTCAAATACGCCTATCTTCTCTACCGTGACGAAAGAGGTATTTTTCGCTTTTTAGGTGATGCTTCTTTAAATGAAGAAAAATCCTTCATAGATCAAAAATTTGATGTTGATAGCCCAGAATGGCTTACCATTTATAGCACAAAAGAGCCTCTGATTATCCACCATACCCTTTTGCATCAGCTCTCTCTTAGCTATTTAGTTCCCATTCTTCACAACAACCGTGTAGAACTTATTTTAGCGATTGATTTTTCTATCAATAAAATTCAAGAGATTAATCGTATCATTCAAACCATACAAAATGGCATTTTTGGCATGATGGGTGTTATCATACTGGTACTTCTCTTCATTGGCATTCAAACCAAACGCTTTAGCTCCATTAATCAAAGTGCGTTTATTGACAAACTCACAAATGTTTACAACCGAAATTACCTTCAAAAATATGAAAAACTCATCAACTTAAATGAGTACATTATTGCTGCACTGGATATTGATTATTTTAAAAAAATTAATGATACTTATGGACACGATGCGGGAGATAAAATCCTCACACAAATTGCGCATATCCTTTTGCAAACGATTCGTGAAGGTGATAGTGTCATACGCTACGGAGGGGAAGAGTTTCTTATCCTTGCAAAAGTTGATAAAAAAAGTAACTATGCAGCCTCGTTTGCCGTCATTGAACGTGTTTTTCATGCCATCCAAACCGCAGAGTTTTTTATTTCAGATACGAAGTCTATTTCGGTAAGTGTTTCCATTGGGGTCAATCTTTTAGCACATCAAGCACAAAACTTTCAAGAAGCGTTTAAACAAGCAGATATAGCCCTTTATACTGCTAAAAATAGTGGAAGGAATTGTATTAAATGTTACACAAACGCAGATGACACATCTACAAAAACGCCATTTTAA
- a CDS encoding TonB-dependent receptor plug domain-containing protein encodes MFRAILILGLLSRLLLSDTLDTLLEEYQATTENSLETINEKIGHVVVYSQKEIRLMQYRTLNDILKELPLFNINTNQFGLTNYSLTGSKTTTSGFFRFFINDHEISSGYDQSTSLSWSDLPLDFVDHVEIYYGESSFSFGNETGIYFVRIYTKSALREDGSKIAAWLSSKNGHSQSITNSHIFENGWSYLLFANQEKIKKTSLYNQQKFTSNGTKHYLFTEISNETNKINLGYTDVTKSNYTGLALDATPNDGENLSKDFFLNYTHFLLEDKSLKANFSFDINERSYEEANDQGIAITPLIDLSIPWSIPKNFQEDLRFTKSNAYLSKSFESDENALILALNVKHKTYDVLKRKSTNFLNQTNEIDHYNSFKRETTSSMLLQESYSLHPELLLVANAKIDYYDRNAYLKDTSEKLLRIGTIYTPTSHFGFKAFYTQTALTPSFYTIDYANKNTPNLKSQEYHFYTLEAVYTEGNSKFGITFDHVEINDFLYQTPVGFVNIDHTIKTDGLIFDYEYSFSKRDKLHLNYYTSTLSEQINNSTKGGFIKFMGGYQKFDYFTSLIYRNGYDYLGLEIPDSFDVSLGATYHATKDLSYSIKASNILDKSTQSLYFTNFGNTFFALDDNERSIMVSLKWVF; translated from the coding sequence TTGTTTAGAGCTATACTTATTCTTGGACTATTGAGTCGTCTACTTCTCTCAGACACGTTAGATACACTGCTTGAAGAGTACCAAGCAACCACTGAAAATTCATTGGAAACCATCAATGAAAAAATTGGACATGTGGTGGTTTACTCTCAAAAAGAGATTCGTCTTATGCAGTATCGCACGCTCAATGACATCCTCAAAGAGTTGCCTCTCTTTAACATCAATACCAATCAATTTGGACTTACAAACTACTCTCTAACAGGCTCTAAAACAACGACCAGTGGCTTCTTTCGTTTTTTTATTAACGACCACGAAATCAGCTCAGGCTATGACCAATCTACTTCGCTTTCATGGAGTGATTTGCCTTTGGATTTTGTTGATCATGTTGAAATTTATTATGGAGAGAGCTCCTTCTCCTTTGGCAATGAAACAGGAATCTATTTTGTGCGTATCTACACAAAATCAGCACTCAGGGAAGATGGTTCTAAAATTGCTGCATGGCTTTCATCTAAAAATGGGCACTCACAAAGTATCACAAATTCACACATTTTTGAAAATGGGTGGTCTTATCTACTCTTTGCCAATCAAGAGAAAATCAAAAAAACAAGCCTCTATAACCAACAAAAATTCACCAGTAACGGAACAAAACATTATCTTTTTACCGAGATAAGCAATGAAACAAACAAAATCAATTTAGGCTACACAGATGTTACAAAAAGTAACTATACAGGACTCGCACTTGATGCCACACCCAATGATGGAGAAAATCTCTCAAAAGATTTTTTTCTCAATTACACACACTTTTTATTAGAAGATAAATCACTCAAAGCCAATTTTTCCTTTGATATCAATGAGCGAAGCTACGAAGAGGCAAATGATCAAGGCATTGCGATTACCCCTTTAATAGACCTTAGCATACCATGGAGTATCCCCAAAAACTTTCAAGAAGATTTACGGTTTACAAAAAGCAATGCGTATCTCTCTAAGTCCTTTGAAAGTGATGAAAATGCTTTGATTCTAGCACTCAATGTTAAACATAAAACATACGATGTTTTAAAGAGAAAAAGCACAAATTTTTTAAATCAAACCAATGAGATAGACCATTACAACAGCTTTAAGCGTGAAACTACCTCTTCCATGCTTTTACAAGAGAGTTACTCTTTACATCCAGAACTTTTACTGGTTGCAAATGCCAAAATTGATTATTACGACCGTAATGCCTATCTTAAAGATACCTCAGAAAAACTTTTGCGCATCGGTACGATTTACACGCCCACATCCCATTTTGGTTTTAAAGCATTTTATACCCAAACAGCACTAACGCCTTCTTTTTACACCATAGATTATGCCAACAAAAATACACCTAACCTTAAATCCCAAGAGTATCATTTTTACACCCTTGAGGCAGTTTATACAGAAGGAAACTCAAAATTTGGTATTACCTTTGATCATGTAGAAATTAATGATTTTCTCTATCAAACACCTGTTGGTTTTGTCAATATTGACCATACGATTAAAACCGATGGGCTTATTTTTGATTACGAGTACTCTTTTTCCAAACGAGATAAACTCCATCTTAACTACTACACCTCCACGCTAAGCGAACAAATCAATAATTCGACCAAAGGCGGATTTATCAAATTTATGGGCGGTTATCAAAAATTTGATTACTTTACCTCCCTCATTTACAGAAACGGCTATGATTACTTAGGGCTGGAGATTCCCGATAGTTTTGATGTCAGCTTAGGGGCAACCTATCATGCGACAAAAGATTTAAGTTACAGCATTAAAGCATCAAATATCCTTGATAAATCGACACAATCACTCTATTTTACGAACTTTGGAAATACTTTTTTTGCGTTGGATGATAACGAGAGAAGCATTATGGTTTCATTGAAGTGGGTCTTCTAA
- a CDS encoding Fur family transcriptional regulator, translating into MEHFKALLQANQLKSTHQRLAILEAIERFGHIDIDTLYTTITQKYPTMSKATLYRNINDLMSFSILEEVKLPHQKQHYEIKKVPHVHLICTKCGGIEDIFIETKSLLETISSQSGFQIQKSFIVMNGICKRCSGKK; encoded by the coding sequence ATGGAACACTTCAAAGCGCTTTTACAAGCCAATCAACTTAAATCAACCCACCAACGTTTAGCGATTTTAGAAGCTATTGAACGTTTTGGACACATCGACATCGATACGCTCTATACGACTATTACGCAAAAGTATCCGACCATGTCCAAAGCTACGCTTTATCGAAATATCAATGATTTGATGAGTTTTTCTATTTTAGAAGAAGTTAAATTACCCCATCAAAAACAACATTACGAGATAAAAAAAGTACCTCATGTTCATCTCATCTGCACAAAGTGTGGTGGAATTGAAGATATTTTTATAGAAACAAAATCCCTTTTAGAAACCATTTCATCACAGAGTGGCTTTCAAATACAAAAAAGTTTTATCGTCATGAATGGCATTTGTAAACGATGTTCTGGTAAAAAATAA
- a CDS encoding cytochrome-c peroxidase: MQISKVLSVCAMSATMVFGASNLVQKVKDNGIEAIPTSQLELLKLIDDPKDPITDAKVELGKKLYFDPRMSKSSLISCNTCHNLGLGGADGIAAAIGHGWTANPAHLNSPTVYNSAFFKAQFWDGRSPHLADQAQGPVQAGPEMAAPPKLVEQRINSIPEYVNEFKFAYGDNVKISFEKITSTIAIFEKTLITPSRFDDFMNGNDNALSKAEKEGLEVFMDKGCAACHNGVALGGTMQPFEVAGKYKFASLGGFAGDKNGMVKTPTLRNITETAPYYHNGAIWTLKEAIQDMGSTQLGITINDAEAAKIETFLKALKGRKPVITYPELPESTAKTPKPDAKL; this comes from the coding sequence ATGCAGATTTCTAAGGTTCTTAGTGTATGTGCTATGAGTGCAACAATGGTTTTTGGAGCAAGTAACTTGGTTCAAAAAGTAAAGGATAATGGTATTGAAGCCATTCCTACGAGTCAATTAGAGCTTTTAAAGTTGATCGATGATCCTAAAGACCCAATCACCGATGCCAAAGTAGAATTGGGCAAAAAACTCTACTTTGACCCTCGTATGTCCAAAAGTTCTTTAATTAGTTGTAATACCTGTCATAATTTAGGTTTGGGTGGAGCAGATGGGATTGCTGCGGCGATTGGGCATGGTTGGACAGCTAATCCTGCACATTTAAATTCACCAACGGTGTACAATTCTGCGTTTTTTAAAGCACAGTTTTGGGATGGTAGAAGTCCTCACTTAGCGGATCAAGCGCAAGGTCCCGTTCAAGCAGGTCCTGAGATGGCAGCGCCACCTAAGTTAGTCGAGCAACGTATTAATTCTATCCCTGAGTATGTGAATGAGTTTAAGTTTGCGTATGGTGATAATGTCAAAATTAGCTTTGAAAAAATCACATCAACGATTGCTATTTTTGAAAAAACACTCATTACTCCTTCACGCTTTGATGATTTTATGAATGGCAATGATAATGCTCTTAGTAAAGCAGAAAAAGAGGGGCTTGAAGTTTTTATGGATAAGGGATGTGCGGCATGTCACAACGGTGTGGCTTTAGGTGGAACCATGCAACCATTTGAAGTGGCAGGTAAATACAAATTTGCTTCTCTTGGTGGATTTGCGGGAGATAAAAACGGTATGGTTAAAACACCAACACTTCGAAATATTACGGAAACAGCACCGTACTATCACAATGGCGCAATTTGGACACTCAAAGAAGCGATTCAAGATATGGGAAGTACACAACTTGGTATTACGATTAATGATGCAGAAGCTGCAAAAATAGAGACATTTTTGAAAGCACTAAAAGGAAGAAAACCTGTAATCACCTATCCAGAATTACCAGAGAGTACAGCAAAAACACCAAAACCTGACGCTAAACTGTAA